Proteins from one Panicum virgatum strain AP13 chromosome 7K, P.virgatum_v5, whole genome shotgun sequence genomic window:
- the LOC120640425 gene encoding ribosome-inactivating protein-like, giving the protein MAVPTPEFTDSFLVQTNNYGDFIRIVRQNVIRYCSDRSPSIWQPVLPPEEKIPKLWFHVDLINTKTSSLTLAVRMDNLYLVGFKTPAGVWWEFNNEQNKHLIRDAKWLGFGGRYQDLIGQKGLETVMLGRFQMATAVDVLAKHGTSRILEEEELLRGAGVGTDDPHALPKSMLAKLVIMVCEGLRFLTVSGTVDKQFDNPAATVTQMEGKQVNKWDRISAAVFKWAKDPTAKFPDLEQVGVKDRNDAARIVALVKYQNN; this is encoded by the coding sequence ATGGCAGTGCCAACACCCGAGTTCACGGATTCCTTTCTCGTGCAGACCAACAACTACGGCGACTTCATCCGCATAGTCCGGCAAAACGTGATCAGATACTGCAGCGACCGGAGTCCCAGCATCTGGCAGCCCGTGCTGCCACCGGAGGAGAAGATCCCCAAGCTCTGGTTCCACGTCGACCTCATCAACACAAAGACCAGCTCCCTGACGCTCGCCGTACGCATGGACAACCTCTACCTCGTTGGCTTCAAGACCCCGGCTGGGGTTTGGTGGGAGTTCAACAACGAGCAGAACAAGCACCTCATCAGGGACGCCAAGTGGCTCGGATTCGGTGGCAGGTATCAGGACCTCATCGGCCAGAAGGGACTGGAGACCGTCATGCTCGGCCGTTTCCAAATGGCCACAGCCGTGGATGTCCTGGCGAAACACGGCACAAGCAGGAttctggaggaggaggagctgctgcGGGGCGCCGGTGTTGGGACTGACGACCCGCACGCCTTGCCCAAGAGCATGCTGGCAAAGCTGGTGATCATGGTATGCGAGGGGTTGCGCTTCCTCACCGTGTCCGGCACGGTGGACAAGCAGTTCGACAatccggcggcgacggtgacCCAGATGGAGGGGAAACAGGTGAATAAATGGGATAGGATCTCGGCGGCGGTGTTCAAGTGGGCCAAGGACCCGACTGCTAAGTTCCCCGATCTGGAGCAGGTAGGTGTCAAGGATAGAAACGACGCTGCCAGGATCGTGGCGCTCGTCAAGTACCAAAACAACTAG